A region of the Saccharospirillaceae bacterium genome:
ACCAATTCCCCTCAAGCCACCACTTTGCGTCGTGCCGCACTGCAATTGAATGGCAGAATGCCCACTGATACTGAACTGGCACTGGTCAACGACAAAGGCGACATTGGTCTCAGTCAGGCACTATCAGCGATGATGGAAGAGCCCGCCTTCTACCAAACACTGATGGAAGTATTTAACGAGCAACTACTGACCGACAAATACCTCAGCAGCAACTTATTCGAAGGCGGCATCAACCTGCTCGACAACGAAGATTTTCCTGAACGAAAGTGGTACAACGCTGCTTATACCGCCGCCAACGAAAATCGCATACGCAGCTGTGTTCGCACGATCACCAACGATGCCGTTGCCAGAGCCCCCCTCGAATTGGTTCGCCACCTGTCGCAAAACGGCAAACCCCACACCGACTTTATGACTGCCGATTACATCATGGTGAACTGGTACAGCCAAAAGGTGTATGAAGCTGAGCTGATTGATCCCAATGCGACATTCCGTGAACTGGACTCCCCGGTTTGTTCTGACCCTAGCCGCACTGACGTTACCCTGAGTCATGACCCGAATGATTTTAAACCTGCACGCATCACAAAAGATCTTGAATTCGAAAATGGAGGCATTCCGCATTCAGGTATCCTGACCTCCGCAATGTTTCTTAATCGCTATCCAACCACCTTTACCAATCGCAATCGTCATCGCTCAAAAATTGTGTTCGATTATTTTCTCGATACCGACATTCTGCGGATTCAAGGCGATCGCCCGGGAGATGGTATTGGTAACGGTAAGCCCAACCCTACCCTGCTGGATCCCGCTTGTTATGCCTGTCACCAGGTTATGGACCCAGTCGCCTCTGCCTTCCAGCACTGGACCGACAGGGGACAATACATTGTCACCGGCAGTACCTCGCGCAATCGCTGGGATAACGCCGACATTGAACCGGCGGGCCTGGCTGGCAAAAAAGTACCGCTGTCTGGCAGCACCGGTTATTTCAGAAATATGTTGCAGTGGCTGGGTAAAGAGATTGCTAACGACCCTCGCTTTATTCGCGCCACAGTAAGAACTCTGTACAAGGGCATCGTTGGCCAGGATCCGTTATTGGCGCCCGGGGAAAGCGCCAGCGACGCAGATAAACAAGCGTTTAATTCCCAACGAGCGGTACTGAACGCCATCGGCCAAGCCATGGTCGCAGATGGCTGGAACTTAAAAACCGCGATTAAGGGAATAATAATGAGTCCCTACTACCGCGCGGCAGACGTCGATACCAGCGCCCTGAGCAGTAACGACCACATTGGCTCCAGCCAATTCTTGAGCCCAGAGCAGTTACAGAAAAAACTCAAGGCGACCTTTGGTTTTGTATGGGATGACCTGCGCTGGGAAGATCATCGCCTGATGCTAGGCGGGATGGACTCAGACTCGATCACAGAGCGTATTCGTGAACCGAGTGGTTTGATGATTGCCATTCAGAATCGCATGGCGGTTGAAATGGCGTGTCGCGGAGTGCCCTACGACTTTACCTGGCATAACAGCAAGCGTCGCTTATTTCCGCACGTCGAAACTTCAACCCGTCCTGTTGATGACGATGGCAACCCGGATCAGGACGGTATTAATGCCATTAAACACAACATTCAGCACTTGCATTGGCGCCTGACCGGTGAAAGCTTGTCATTAAATCATGCCGAGATTGAAGCCAGTTTTCAGTTATTTATGGATGTCTTTAACCTCGGTCAGGATATGATGGAGAACCCCGGGGATTATGACCCCTGGCCGGAACATCTGGCTTGTCAGGCTTACCGCGACTTCCGCGACAACGGTAGTTTTGGGGACCGCTTCGCGCATGGTGCAAAAATTGATGACGTGCAAATCCCGCCGGAACAACAGCGTACTCGCATCACTAATGATGACAATTACGTTGTCCGCTCCTGGATCGCTGTTGTTACCTATTTATTGTCTGATTACCGCTTTATTTACCAATAGGGGGTGCTATGAAACGTCGCAATTTTTTACAACTGCTGGCAGCGACCGGAATGACAGCTCAAATGCCTTTAATCACCTCCAGAGCTCATGCAGCAACAGCGCCAGAAAAATATCTGGTACTTGTTAACGCAGGCGGCGGTTGGGACCCAACCTCAATCTGCGACCCGAAAGGACTCAATAAATCCTACACCGCCAACAGCACCCGCCACGAAGGCTCAACCAACTCGGTGGATCTCGACAGTAACAAACGCATTGGCGATATACAGTGGAGCGCCATCCCGGAGTTTGTGTCTGATGACATTGCAGTACGTAACCGTATCGAACAGCAGTTTGATCAGTTTTTTCAAACCTATGGCGACCGCATGACCGTGATTAACGGTATCGATAACGGCACCAATAACCACGATACTGGTAATCGGGTGACCTGGTCTGGTCATGAAGAAATGGGTTACCCATCAATCACTGCACTTTATGCTGCCGCGGTATCCCCCACTCTGCCAATGGCGTTTATCAGTAATGGCGGCTATGACTTTACCGATTCACTGGTCGCGCGCGCGCGCGCCAGCAGCGCTGGCTTTATTAACGAGATTTCTGATCCGAACCTGTGGTTCATCGAGAGCAGCGATCAGTTTAGACGCGGCTATCACTACCGTGACCGCGACGGTAAAGTTGATATCTACCAACGCATTCAGCAAGCCCAACAGTCACGTATTCAGCGCCAGCAGAACAGCGAACCGCTGCCCCAGCGCCGCGCTCAACTCAGCCAGCTGTTTGGTATTCGTAACGAGGAAAGTAATCTGGGTGAGTTGACCGTCCAGCTCGACAACATTCAACAATACGTAACGCCCGAAGAAGGCGAACAGCATCCAGCATGGCATTGGAACCCCAGCCGTGCCGACTCACTGAAAAGCCAGGCTCAGGTTGTTGCCGCTGCATTCAGATCAAATCTGGCAGCCAGCGCCAACCTTAATTTTGGCGGCTTTGATACCCATGGAGACCACGATAGCCGCGCCTATCCGCGCCTGGGAGATTTACTGGAAGGAGTCAATTATCTCTGCGAGGTACTGAAATTTTCCGGCATCGCCGACAAAACCACGATAGTGATCGGCTCTGACTTTGGCCGAACGCCGTATTACAACTCAGGAAACGGCAAAGATCATTGGCCGGTAACCAGCGTAATGGTTGTGCACCCAGATACTGTCTCGACCGGCGGAAAAGTGTTTGGTGCATCCACCACTGAGTTCCGTTCCCAGGCCGTTAACCGCCAGACCGGTTTACCCGACAGCTCAGGCGAAGTTCTTGAACCCAAGCACGTAAATATTGCGTTGCGGCAATTAATGGGGATTGATTCCAGCGGAGTTGTCGGTAACTATCCATTAAACTTCACTCCGTTTAATATTTTCTCTTAAGGAAAAGACATGCGTATTGCCCTCACTCTTATGCTATTGGCGTTATCTTCCACCAGCTTTGCACTAAAAACTGGCGATAAAGCCCCGAACTTTTCATTGCCATTGCTCACGCAAACCGGTTCCCTGTCGCTGTCGCAATACCGCGGTAAAGTGGTTTATCTGGATTTCTGGGCATCCTGGTGTGGTCCTTGCCGCAAGTCACTGCCGCTGCTTAATAACATGCGCAACTCGCTGAAAGATGAACCGTTTGAGGTCATCGCCATTAATCTTGATGAAGAAATTAAAGACGCCCGCAGCTTCCTGAAAGAGTTCCCGGTTAGCTACCCAACGCTGCACGATGCAACCAGCCAATCGCCGGAAAAGTACTCTTTGCGAGGCATGCCGACCTCGTACCTGATCGACAAAAAAGGCATTGTTCGCGCCATTCATACCGGATTCAAACCATCCGACATGAAAAAAATCCAACAAGAAGTCAATCAACTCTTGGGTAAAAAATAATGCAGAAGCTGTTGGTCATAATGCTGGCAATTATTGCTGTCGGGGGCTGCGCCCAGGTGAAACCCTGGGAGCGCGGCAACTTGTCAAAAGACGTTATGGCCTGGCAGACCGATCCGCTAAAAGGTTCGCTCGACAATCACATTTTTTTCAGTAAAGAGGGATCTTCCGGTGGCGGTCAGGCAGCCGGCGGTGGGTGTGGTTGTAACTAATTAACTCAGGACAAATTAATGGCCCAGAAAAAAACGGCGTTTGCGGCTCTGGCAGCCGCGGCTGCAATGCCTATTGTCAGTCAGGCTGAAGTGGCCCCGGAAGACGAAGTATTTGCCTACCGTTACAGCCAGTACAGCGAGAGCGACAATCCGCGCGAACGCACCTTTACGCCGGAGCTAAAACGGTACGAAATCGATGTTCATCAATTCCGTTACGCCAAACCG
Encoded here:
- a CDS encoding DUF4266 domain-containing protein, which translates into the protein MQKLLVIMLAIIAVGGCAQVKPWERGNLSKDVMAWQTDPLKGSLDNHIFFSKEGSSGGGQAAGGGCGCN
- a CDS encoding TlpA family protein disulfide reductase, giving the protein MRIALTLMLLALSSTSFALKTGDKAPNFSLPLLTQTGSLSLSQYRGKVVYLDFWASWCGPCRKSLPLLNNMRNSLKDEPFEVIAINLDEEIKDARSFLKEFPVSYPTLHDATSQSPEKYSLRGMPTSYLIDKKGIVRAIHTGFKPSDMKKIQQEVNQLLGKK
- a CDS encoding DUF1501 domain-containing protein, yielding MKRRNFLQLLAATGMTAQMPLITSRAHAATAPEKYLVLVNAGGGWDPTSICDPKGLNKSYTANSTRHEGSTNSVDLDSNKRIGDIQWSAIPEFVSDDIAVRNRIEQQFDQFFQTYGDRMTVINGIDNGTNNHDTGNRVTWSGHEEMGYPSITALYAAAVSPTLPMAFISNGGYDFTDSLVARARASSAGFINEISDPNLWFIESSDQFRRGYHYRDRDGKVDIYQRIQQAQQSRIQRQQNSEPLPQRRAQLSQLFGIRNEESNLGELTVQLDNIQQYVTPEEGEQHPAWHWNPSRADSLKSQAQVVAAAFRSNLAASANLNFGGFDTHGDHDSRAYPRLGDLLEGVNYLCEVLKFSGIADKTTIVIGSDFGRTPYYNSGNGKDHWPVTSVMVVHPDTVSTGGKVFGASTTEFRSQAVNRQTGLPDSSGEVLEPKHVNIALRQLMGIDSSGVVGNYPLNFTPFNIFS